The DNA segment TCTTTTAATATAGCTGCCCTAATGTAATTTTAAAGGTGTCATTGTTTtgaaaatatcttaatttttttttcttttaaattgatatctataAGTATTAataaaagagattttttttataactattatGTAACGATTTTACGTTACTAATTATAcctttattaatataatttattttattattttactctttatattttataattatttttatgaacataacttttataaaatttaataaaaaaataattcaatcattattataaaatttatatttttatcttttattattataataaaaatgcgACACATCTAGTATACTTAAATTGGCattgattataattaaaattgatagcATAACGAGTAAATATAATGtgagaaaatatattatacatTAACAATTAACAATACAGTTTACTCGGAGACAAAAgttctatgattttttttttattgattaatagTGTAGAATTTTTTGCATTGACAACTTAATATCCATTAAACTCTAATATTTgatagaaaagaaaacaaaggtAAAACAAATATTTCACAAAATTCATCATGACAAATTAATAAATCACTGTCTACGTTGGCATTTCTATGAAAACAGCATACCCAACAACTCTGAAAAGAATATAGAAATCAGAAATGATTGGCCAAGTATCTTCATGACTCACTAATGAAATCCTTCATTTGAAAGCATAgcaaatattataaattgtcTCTTTCAAGGAATAAATTTGGAATAGTTCAAAGAATGACGTGAAAGTTTTGTGCTGCAATTCCTTCCTTCATATCAACTATAACTATATTTCCTTCATGCATCATCTATCATCTTCCATCAACTTTTCTTCTTATgcacactttttcttttcttcacatAATTCTAAAGAGTCTACCATCATTTCCATAACATATTCGctattacaattattattttctatttcttattttcttttctgtCTTTGACTTTAAAGGTAGGTGTGAGTGTATACATACATACACAAAAAAAACTTTATGTAGTACAAAAAATTGGGTGACATTGTATGTATTTGTTTGTTTGCAGTAAAATGTCGATTCGAACCAATAAGATGAAAGCAGTACCTGTGTTGCTGAAGCAGTTGATGACAACAAGGAGCAAATTCAATGAAAGGGGAAGAGATGAATCATTTGATGGGAAGTTGGAGATGTTGAGGTTGGATCTGAACAAGATAAAGGATGTATTTGTGAgagtgaagaagaatgaagaagaactGCTTGACATATTAGCGGAGGTGCATGCCCATCTTTGCAAGTTAGACTGCAGAAAGCTTGGTGAAGACATGAATGGCATTTGCAAGAGAATCAGAGATTCTGCTCACAAGTTGCTCCCAATGGATGCTTTTGATGACTCATCTAAGGAGGAGGATCACAAGGGTGGCCAATCACAACAGTTGCAGCAACCCCATCAGAAGAGTTGGACTCGGGTAGATTATGAAGGGTTAAAAAATGTACCAAAAGAATGCTTGTCATCTCTCCTAATTTTCCCTGAGAACGCTGTCATAAGGAAAAGTAATGCAATTAATTTGTGGATTGGAGAGGGTTTGGTTATAGATATAGAGAACAGAACAGCAAGGGAATGGGGTGAGCATGTGATTCATGATCTTTTGAAATATAATGTGATTGTACGCTATGGTAAAGGAAAGGATCCTCTTAtcaataaatttcaaattcctCCTAGCGCCTATGGCCAGTTGGAATCACTTGTATCAAAAGAAAATGTAGAGGATCCTGGACAAGATCGGTTAGAGCTTGCGCAAAAAAAAGTGACACTAGGTGATTTGCATTTCGGTTACTCTATACGTACTGTTTTCAATGTTGGTGCAAGTTATCTGAATTTTAGACCATAATGGATCAAGGAATTTATGAATTTAGAGGTGCTTCAACTTGGGCGTTGGAAAGATTCACCTGTACATCACATTGAGGTTGGAAGTGAAGATTTTTTAGAAGAGTTGAGAAATCTAACGCAGTTGAAATATCTTAGTCTCCGGGGGATATCAAGAATATTCAAGCTTCCATCCTCCATTGTTGAACTTGAGAGGCTACTAGTTCTTGATCTCAAAGCTTGCCACAATTTGGAAACACTACCTAATGATATTTCATCAATGAAAAGTCTCACACATCTGATTTTGTCTCAGTGTTACCTTCTGGAGGGCATGCCGAATGGGATCGAGAAGCTAAAAAATCTCCAAGTACTAAAGGGATTTGTAATAAGTACTCCTGAAAAGACTCCTTGCAGAATATCAGATTttgtaaatttgaaaaaattaactcGACTCAGCATACATATAGGAAGCCAGGCAGTGATCAAAGATAAGGACTTTGAAAGTTTGAGCCAAATTTTTACACTTGATCATCTCAAAATATCTTGGAGTGGGTCTGACCCAAGGTATGGTAATTTTCAGCTCTCTTTGCCACAAAATTTGAGAAAGTTGCATTTAGAATGTTTTCCTGGAAAGAGTTTTCGAGAATTCTTGTATGACATGAGGTATTTGTGGAAAAACATGGAGCTAAAGATAACTGGAGGAAAACTGGCAAGTATGGAAGTAGATTTTGAATGGTGGCACGTGAACATACTGCGTCTCAAGTATCTTAAGCACTTGAAAGTCGATATAGACGATTTGAAATCATTCTTTCCTGGACTGAAATATGCAGAAATTAAACAAGTCTCAGAACACATTGAGCATGAATGGACttaatatgaattatatattGTAAGAGTATGCGTGTAACAGTCAGCAAAAGTtagaaaataaggaaaaaataaataagatgtGTCTTTATTACTTAACTTGTTATGTCCCAATTAAGTTCTATGAATAATATGTTTTACATTGTCTTGTTTGCCAAAAATAACAACTACAACTGTTTGGAAATGCTAATAACTCAAATTCAATTCTAAACACATGTAAACTTTAGAGGTGAATTTTGAACACATACTTGTCCTTGCAACATAAATAATTAGTAACGACTAAATAGATAAAATGGATTTGACGTTTAGGGACGGACAAGGTGGCTTGTGGAAGGATATTCTTGAGTCCAAATACGGAGGTTGGAAAAGACTGAGAGATCAAAGGAATAATGTTAAGGAGTCTCTTTGGTGAAAAAACTTGAAGGAGGTTTGTTGTGTTGGAAAGTTGGGGAAGGAGTTTTGAAGATCGTTTCAAGTGGAAGATTGGTAACGGGACGAAAATCAGGTTTTGGGATGATAATTAGGTGGGTTGTGATcttttaaagagggttttttcGAGGCTGAGTACTTTGAGCACTCATTCCGAGCCTAAGTTAGTCGTGTATGGGATTTAGGTTGATGGTATTTGGGAGTGAAATTTAGCTTGGAGAAGGAACCTATTTGAGTGGGAAAAGGTTTCAGATAGTCAACTTCTTTTGAAGCTCCAAGGTTTGAGGATGGAGTGGGATTTGGATGACAAATGGGTCTGGAAGGATGGCAAGTCTTCTTCTTACTCGGTTAATTTTGCTTATGCTTTCTTAAGGGATGAGATAAAAGGGGGAGAACAATTCCATGTATGTAAAGTTTTGGAGGACTAAAGCTTTGCCACCCGCCCATATAACTGTTTGGAGGGtgttaattagaaaataagCTAGCCACCAAGAATAATTTGGTGAGGAGAGGTGTAGTGACTGAGAACAATATTTGTGTTTTGTGCGGGATGGAAGAGGAGTCTTGCAGTCATCTGTTCTTCAAGTGCAGGTTAACTTGGCTTGTCTGGAGTCAGTgctatgcttggttaggtttggCGTCCGTGGACCATTCTGATCTACGTGTTCATTTTCAACAGTTTATGATGTATAACACACCCAAATCCGTTAATGCAGTGTGGGGGACAATTTGGAACGTTGTAGTAAGTGAAATTTGGATtctaaaaaataagataatctTTAAAGGAGGGGTGGTGAATGGTTCATAAGTGTTTTCTCTTATTCAATTAAAGGCTTGGTCGTGAGTCGTCTCCAAGGTACCATTAGCTTGTTTTTCTTACTTTGACTGGTGTCTTGATCCTCTGGTATGCGTGAATATGATTTAGTGTTGATTTTGTGTGTTGGATTTATCCTATCTGTTTGACTGGATGTTGGTTTAGATCTTTGTTTTGTGCTTAGGGGATGATTATagttctgtataagggttgaaccacccttGAAGTGGTTCTTATCTATTTAatctttattgttgataaatttttttagagAAACAAAcagtcactacaagaaaatcatgaaataaaaactaattttagagacaaaaaataattagttgctatagtgactaaattatagaccattttagaaactaaaaaaatgtttgatttctaaattagtttatattattgttaaatagtttctaaattaaatcACAATAGGGACCATCTTCCGTCCATCTTTCATCTTTCTGTCACTCACTTCCGCACTCAACATACCAAATCTTTTACCAAACAAAAACCCTTAAAAAATGTaccaaataaaaatagttatttgcggcttccaaaaaatatgaTGTTATTACAGAAAAGGGAGTTGAGTTTGAAAGTGTGATTGGATTGAGGGTGAGTATCTGATGTTGCATGTAAATGAGTTCATTAATTGTGAGCTCAAGATGGCCCGTATTGTCATTTATGTTCAAATAGGATTTTATGTCATTTCTcttcttaaaataaaacaacTGTACCTTTTCCATCAACATGTCCTTCTCCACGTTGCAATTTCTATGAAAAGAATCTCGAAATCATAAATCATTGCCCAAGTATCTTCATGAGTCACTAATGAAATCCTTGATTTGAAGGAAATTGTCTCTTCCAAGGAAATAAACTAAGAATGAAGAATCCAAGTTTGTTTGGAATGGTTCAAAGAATGACGTGAAACTTTTGTGCTGCAATTCCTTCCTTCATGTCGTACTAAAATTGCAAATTCATCTCATCATTCACTTTCCTTCCATATCAACTATAACTATACTTCCTTCATGCATCATCTGTCATCTTCCATCAACTTTTCTACTTATGCACACTTTTTCTTTTGCATCATTTCCATAACTATTTGCTATtgcatttattattttgtatttcttAATTCTTTTTCCTGTCTTTGACTATAAAGGTAGGTGTGAGTGatatacacaaaaaaaaaacagtttgtTAAATTTGCAGTAAGATGTCAATTCGAACAAATAAGATGAAAGCAGTACCTGTGTTGTTGAAGCAGTTGATGACAATAAGGAGCAAATTCCACGAAAGGGGAAAAGATGAATCATTTGATGAGAAGTTGGAGAAGTTGAGGTTGGATGTAAACAAGATAAAGGATGTATTTGTGAgagtgaagaagaatgaagaagaactGCTTGACATATCAGCAGAGGTGTATGACCATCTTCGCAAGTTAGACCGCAGGAAGCTGGATGAAGACATGGACGACATTTGCAAGAGAATCAAAGATTCTGCTCACAAGTTGGTTCCAATGGATGCTTTTGACGACTCATCTAAGGAGGAGGATCACAAGGGTGGCCAAATATTTCACTCATCACAACCGTTGCAACAACCCAATCAGAAGAGTTGGATTTGGGTAGATTATGACCGGCTAGACCGTCTACCAAAAGATTGCTTGTCATCTCTCCTAATTTTTCCTGAGAATGCTGTCATAAGGAAAAGTAATGCAATTAATTTGTGGATTGGAGAGGGTTTGGTTGTAGATATAGAGAACAAAACAGCAAAGGAATGTAAGCTATGGTAATGGGAAGGATCCCCTTATCAATAAATTTCGAATTCTTCCTAACGTCCGTCATAAGTTGGAATTGTAtgttagagaaaaaaatgtAGACCATCCTGGATATGCATCTCTTTTTCGGAAAACTGGAATAAAACGGTTTGTGCTTAAGCAAAAAAAGCTGACACTAGGTGATTGGGATTTTGGTTACTTTACACATACTATTTTCAATGTTGGTGcaagttatttgaattttagacCACAATGGGTCAAGGAATTTCCAAATTTAGAGGTGCTTCAACTTGGGCGTTGGCAAGATTCACCTTTGCATCACATTGAAGTTGTGAGTGAAGAATTCTTGAAAGAGTTGAGTAATCTAACACAGTTGAAATATCTTAGCCTCCGTGGAATATCAAGAATATTTGAGCTTCCATCCTCCATTGCTCAACTTGAAAGACTATTAGTTCTTGATCTGAAAGCTTGCCATAATTTGGAAACACTACCAAATGATATTTCATCGATGAAAAGTCTCACACATTTGATTTTGTCCCAATGTTGCTTACTAGAGGAAATGCCAAAGGGGATCGAGAAGCTTACTAATCTGGAAGTACTAAAGGGATTTGTAATAAGTACTCCTGGAAAGACTCCTTGCAGAATATCAGACCTTGTAAATTTGAAAAAACTGAGGCAACTCAGCATACATATAGGAAGTGGGGTCGTGATGAGCAATATGGATTTTAAAAGTTTGGGAGATATTTTTACACTTGAGCATCTCAAAATATCTTGGAGTGTTTCTGACACAAGGTATGGTAATATTCAAGTCATTTTTCCACTACATTTGAGAAAGTTGCATCTAGAATGTTTTCCTGGAAAGAGTTTTCGAGAATGCTGGTTTGACACGAGCAATTTGCTGCAACACATAGAACTAAATATAACTGGAAAGTATGGAAGTTAATTTTGAATGGGGGATCGTGAACATATTGCGTCTCAAGTACCTTAAGCAATTGAATGTCCACATAAACGATTTGAAATCATTGTTTCCAGAACTAAAATATGCAGAAATTAAAGAAATCTCGAACCATTCATATACTGAGCATGAATGGAACTTCTAATATGAATTTGATTACAAAGGTGAAGTTAATTTCATGTTGTAAAATGTTTCGTATACTTATTTTGTTCTCTAAAAATGTTGTGTACacttaaataaatatgatatatCTCTGTTACTAAACTTTTTATATTCCAATTAATGTTATGCATAATGTGTTCTCTATTGTCTCCTTAGCCAAAATAACAATTACAGCAATATGCCAAGAATTCAAATTCAATTCTAAGCATCTAAACTTTAGAGCTAAATTTTGAACACATTTTTCCCCAACATAAATAATAAGTCAATAATgactaaataaatattaatgtttttaaagaaattatttataaaaacaaaaaatactatcatcatcttaaaattaatttttaagtttaatttattctCATAGGATTTGTCtgctttatttatataatatagtttaattatatttgtaatcaaAGATAAATCTTGAACATTATGATTTCACTAAATTTGTTGTTGTAAAGGCTGCAATTGATTTATCCACCAAAATTAGTCACAAGTAGACGTAAAAGATGTAGATCTGTGCAGTTCAGGAAAGAAGAATAAGAAAGCTTTTGTCTTCAGTTTTCCCAATTGCAATCTTTTGTGCAAGACCTCTTTGTTCTTAAGTAGTATTGATTCAAAGAGAAGTTAAGAATTTATACTTTTGATGCATTTACCAATATTGCAGGATTGTTGACAACAATTTACTTGAATAACAATTGTGGCAGATTAATATAATCACCATGAAGATCACTTCTGACACAAATTTCAAGAGTAATTGAACTTTTCCAAAGAATATACAACCTCATCAATAACTAATAATGTTCTTACTATTTTTATAGAAAGATATAAtctaatcaattaaaaaaataatcaaatttgataaaaaaaaatgaaaatcaaccaaaactgaatttttaaatatcaaacttcgatcaaaaaaattaaaaaccatttaaaaaaattatttttacagttaagttttatttttttccgaAACCAAACAATTTTGCTCGAATTTGAAATTAGCATACTCAACAACTCTGAAAATAATCTCCAAATCATAAATCATTGCGCAAGTATCTTCATGAGTCACTAATGAAATCCTTATTTGAAAGCATAgcaaatattataaattgtcTCTTTCAAGGAATAAACTAAGCGTGAAGAATCCAACATTGTTTGGAATGGTTCAAAGAATGACGTGAAAGTTTTGTGATGCAATTCCTTCCTTCATATCATACTAAAACTATATCATTTACCTTCCCTCCATATCAACTATATCTATACTTTCTTCATGCATCATCTATCATCTTCCATCAACTTTTCTACTTATGgacaccttttcttttcttcacatCATTCTAAAGAGTCTACCATCATTTCCATAACATATTAGCTATTgcaattattattttctatttcttcttttctttccttctttgcCTCTAAAGGTAGGTGTGAGTGCATACATGCACacaaaaatgaatttatatAGTATAAAAATTGGGTGACGttgtattatttatttgtttgcaGTAAAATGTCGATTCGAACAAACAAGATGAAAGCAATACATGTTTTGCTGAAGCAGTTGATAACTGCAAGGAGCAAATTCCATGAAAGGGGAAGAGATGAATCATTTGATGCGAAGTTGAGGTTGGATCTGAACAAGATAGAGGATGTATTTGTGAGAGTGAAGAAGAATTGCTTGACACACTAGCAGAGGTGTATGATCATCTTCGCAAGTTAGACCGCAGGAAGCTGGATGAAGACATGGATGACATTTGTAAGAGAATCAGAGATTCTGCTCACAAGTTGCTCCCAATGGATGGTTTTGTTGACTCATCTAAGGAGGAGAATCACAACGGTGGGCAAAAATTTCACTCATCACAACAGTTGCAGCAACCCCTTCAAAAGAAATGGACTTGGACTGATTATCATCGGCTAGACTCTCTACCAAAAGATATCATGAAGACTCTCCTAATCTTCCCTGAGAATGCTGTCATAAGGAagagaaatttaattaatttgtggaTTGGAGAGGGTGTCGTTGAAGGTACAGAGAACAAAATAGCAGAGAAATTGGGTGAGGATTTGATTGATGAGCTTTTGTGTTCGAAAGTGATTCTACGCTATGGTAATGGAAAGGGTCCCTCTATCAATAAATTTGGAATTCTTCCTGACTTCCGTCGTCAGATGGAATTGTTTGTAACAAGAAAAGACGTACACCATGATGGATATATTTTCCGAGTATCTCCTTTTAGGAATACTAGACTGAATTGGTTAAAGCTTGAGCAAAAAGAAGTGACACTAGGTGATTGGTATTTTGATTATCTATACATATTATTTTCAATGTTGGAGCAAGTTATCTGAATTATAGACCACAATGGGTTAAGAAATTTATGAATTTAGAGGTGCTTCAACTTGGGCGTTGGCAAGATTCACCTTTGCATCACATTGAAGTTGGGAGTGAAGAATTCTTGAAAGAGTTGAGATATCTAACGCAGTTGAAATATCTTAGTCTCCGTGGGATATCTAGAATATTCCAGCTTCCATCCTCCATTGTTAAACTTGAGAAACTACTAATTCTTGATCTGAAAGCTTGCCATAATTTGGAAACACTACCTAATGATATTTCATTAATGAAAAGTCTCACACATTTGATTTTGTCCCAGTGTTTCCTTCTAGAGGGTATGCAAAGGGGATCGAGAAGCTCACTAATCTCCAAGTACTCAAGGGATTTGTAATAAATACTCCTGAAAAGACTTCTTGCAGAATACCACATCTTGTATATTTGAAAAAACTGAGGAAACTTAGCATACATATAGGACGTGAGGCCATGATCAGGGATAGGGAGTTTACAACTTTGGAAATGTTTTTAGCACTGGAGCGTCTCAAAATATCTTGGAGTAATTCTGACCTAAGGTATGCTAATATTCTTATCGGTTTGCCACCAAATTTGATGAAGTTGCATCTAGAATGTTTTCCTGGAAAGAGTTTACGAGGATGCTTGTATGGCGAGAGGCATTTAGGGAAATGCATGGAGCTAAATATAACTGGAGGAAAACTGGAAAGTATGGAAGTAGATTTTAAATCCTATAACTTGGACATATTGCGTCTCAAGTACCTTAAGAAATTGAATGTCGACATAAACtatttgaaattattgtttCCTATGCTCAAATATGCAGAAATTAAACAAATCTCAAACCATTCATACACTGAGCATGAATGGCCCTTCTAATATGAATCAGATACTGATTAAAAATAAAGGTTAAGTTAAGTTCATGTAGTAAAATGTTTTTGTATACTTATTTTGTTCTCTAAAAATGTTGTGTATACTTATTTTGTTATCTGAATATGTTAATCCCAAATGTCTATATTGTTCCTATAAGAGTGAGCAAAAGTtgaaaaataaggaaaaaaataaatatgatttatcTTTGTTACTAAACATTTTACATTCCAATTAAGTGTCATATATAACGTGTTCTACATTGTCTCGTTAGCCAAAACAACAACTACAtgtagaaactaattgaaggaaataacatAAGGCAAAAAGTTGTAGAAACttattgaacgtaattgcacgaAATTGCAAAACTGTTGAACTGGTgctttcattttgatttacttcaataatatatataataaaattacaattactggaagctataaaataggaatactaacagtCTTGTAAACTAACCACTAATGCAATATTTACAGTAAATAATTTAAGactaataaaatctgaattaataaccaacattctcccttaattctgatttggaacaaccttcaTACCCAACAAATCTCTTAACTTGATAAAAGCATCAAtcttcaatggcttagtgagAATATCTGCAATTTGATCTTCTGATCTACAGTAttccaatttgatcatgttcttcccaacttggTCTTGCAGGAAGTGATATTGTGTTTACTTCTTTGATGAAAAACTGGattctttgcaagattaattgcagagacattgtcaacataaatcttaattggaacatctagattaaaatcaatttcaatcatGATATTGCTGAGCCAAACTGATTGACAAACACTTGTTGTTGTTGCTACATACTCAGCTTCACAAGTAGATAATGCAACAATTTACTATTTCTTTGATGACCACAAGCAAACAGTCTTTCCGATCATAAAATAATGACCACTTGTGCTCTTCTTCTCGTCTCAATCTCCACCCCAATCATTGTCTGAGTATTGTGCTCTTCCTCTCGTCTGAATCTCCACCCCAATCACTAAGTATCCGATGATCTCAATCTTCTTAGATGAAGAGTAAAATAGACCAAAAGTTGTAGTACCTTTGATGTAGTGCATAATTCTCTTTACAACTTGTAAATGAACTTGTCAAGGTGACTCCATTTATCGACAGACCAATCCCACAACATAACATATGTTGGGTCTAGTACATGTGAGATATCTAAGGCTCCCAACAATCTGCTTAAAGTATGTTGCATCTACAGTTCACTCATCACCTTCCTTCGTAagtttaatttagttttaaatggAGTCTTAACTGAGTTTGAATCCTCCATCTTAAACTTCTTTAAGAAGTCAACAACAAATTTCTTCTAATGAATGAAGATTCCATCGTCTCTTTGGATGACTTCAATGCCCCAAAAGTAGGACATAAGACTGAGATCAATCATCTCAAATTCCTTCATCATGATATGCTTGAAGTCAccaattattttgatattactTCCTGTAAAAATCacatcatcaacataaagatataAAATTAGCAAATCTCCATAATCATTAGTCTTTACATAAAGACCATGATCTGATGCACATTTTTTTAATCCAATGGCATGAAGAAATGAATCAATCCTTTTGTTTCAAGCTCTTGGTGCCTAtttaagaccatataaagccttAGTTAGTCTGTACACCTTCTCCTCTTTTCCAGATTGTATGAAACCTGACGTCTGCTTTAGATAAACCTCTTCATCATGTGGGTCGTTTAGAAACATagacttgacatccatttgtTGAATTTTCCATTACCTTTGTGCAACTAAAGCAATGATTAATCTCACTGTTTCCATTCGAGCTAcatgata comes from the Phaseolus vulgaris cultivar G19833 chromosome 8, P. vulgaris v2.0, whole genome shotgun sequence genome and includes:
- the LOC137823619 gene encoding disease resistance RPP13-like protein 4 → MSIRTNKMKAVPVLLKQLMTIRSKFHERGKDESFDEKLEKLRLDVNKIKDVFVRVKKNEEELLDISAEVYDHLRKLDRRKLDEDMDDICKRIKDSAHKLVPMDAFDDSSKEEDHKGGQIFHSSQPLQQPNQKSWIWVDYDRLDRLPKDCLSSLLIFPENAVIRKSNAINLWIGEGLVVDIENKTAKEYHPGYASLFRKTGIKRFVLKQKKLTLGDWDFGYFTHTIFNVGASYLNFRPQWVKEFPNLEVLQLGRWQDSPLHHIEVVSEEFLKELSNLTQLKYLSLRGISRIFELPSSIAQLERLLVLDLKACHNLETLPNDISSMKSLTHLILSQCCLLEEMPKGIEKLTNLEVLKGFVISTPGKTPCRISDLVNLKKLRQLSIHIGSGVVMSNMDFKSLGDIFTLEHLKISWSVSDTSKMSIRTNKMKAIHVLLKQLITARSKFHERGRDESFDAKLRLDLNKIEDVFVRVKKNCLTH
- the LOC137823625 gene encoding probable disease resistance protein At1g62630, with the translated sequence MDDICKRIRDSAHKLLPMDGFVDSSKEENHNGGQKFHSSQQLQQPLQKKWTWTDYHRLDSLPKDIMKTLLIFPENAVIRKRNLINLWIGEGVVEGTENKIAEKLGEDLIDELLCSKVILRYGNGKGPSINKFGILPDFRRQMELFVTRKDVHHDGYIFRVSPFRNTRLNWLKLEQKEVTLVFPSRGYAKGIEKLTNLQVLKGFVINTPEKTSCRIPHLVYLKKLRKLSIHIGREAMIRDREFTTLEMFLALERLKISWSNSDLRYANILIGLPPNLMKLHLECFPGKSLRGCLYGERHLGKCMELNITGGKLESMEVDFKSYNLDILRLKYLKKLNVDINYLKLLFPMLKYAEIKQISNHSYTEHEWPF
- the LOC137823613 gene encoding disease resistance RPP13-like protein 4 codes for the protein MNLEVLQLGRWKDSPVHHIEVGSEDFLEELRNLTQLKYLSLRGISRIFKLPSSIVELERLLVLDLKACHNLETLPNDISSMKSLTHLILSQCYLLEGMPNGIEKLKNLQVLKGFVISTPEKTPCRISDFVNLKKLTRLSIHIGSQAVIKDKDFESLSQIFTLDHLKISWSGSDPRYGNFQLSLPQNLRKLHLECFPGKSFREFLYDMRYLWKNMELKITGGKLASMEVDFEWWHVNILRLKYLKHLKVDIDDLKSFFPGLKYAEIKQVSEHIEHEWT